Below is a genomic region from Miscanthus floridulus cultivar M001 chromosome 1, ASM1932011v1, whole genome shotgun sequence.
CGCTGCTCCACTCGGCTCGGCAGCGCCACGGTCGCACGGACCACGCGCACGCCACGGGCGCCGGCGGGGAATCGCAGCCTGGTGCTGGCTCTTGGGACGCCTGGACCACCACGCGAGGACGGACGACCCATCACCCACgcaccctttttttttttttttgtttttagcccctttttttttaaaaaaaattacaaatatgTCTCTGAaggtatgatttcaaaatttAGACCCTTAATTCGGCGTCATCGTTGGTGACACCGAGCTTATACGTCTCGGCGCCATATATTTTGACGTCTAGGTCTTGGATCGACGTAGACGTGGCAATGACTTGGCAggcagctcggcgccgtagatcttagcGCCGAGCTTAGCGCCGTGGTTATTGACGCCGAAAACAGCGTCAAATTTTATGGcgtcgaggtggtgttttaacccggcgcccaaccttcctgcacaagtcttcttcttctttctcctctctctctctctgattttttatctccccacttcgccctacctcacgaatcgacatattggaccttgaaaacttttgatttgatccgtagatcttcgagggcaaggtatcctcgctccctcctagttttttcatatagattcggtatatattagtcgaatttttcaacttaagaatcgtcattacttagagtttcatgcaattttaatatttatattatacatcCGTAGGATGTCAAGGCGTGAAAAAAaactagcaaaccaaggtaacctcatcGCACGTTattatgttatgggtttattgttgtccgatcaaatgggaaaccctatgtgtagggtttaatgttaattgattTCAGTTCTTAGAACGAAAATAGCTAAATTATAGTTATGGACGGATGACCGAAAATGCCTTTGACcaattgcctctgcctagtggtgttctagtgtccatgtgcttttgcgacgatccttgcaaggtagccaagtctgatgaagaggacacgtataggcagatgaattggatgtgttccaattttacgtttgagcctacacttcgtcagcgccgtaTTAACAAGACGGTGatgaattgatgtttgtgtcatatgacatcttgcatgatttttttttgttttgtaacaattgtattttttgcagacccctccaccgctctgtgattttgagcagtggatcgatacTGAGATCAAGCCTAAAGACCAGGAATGGATGCAAAAACTcttgcggtgggaggcagaggacaagaagATGCTGGAGAAGAGACGcggagaggaggctgcaaaaaaggagcacaagaaagaggagaaaatgaggcgtgttgctgcgtatagggaggagagagagaataaGCTTAAGCGTGTACACCGAACGAAAGCAGCGATGAAGGAGAACCCCGATGTCCTAAGGAAGAGAAAgtagcctcgttgcactcagtagtctctatgacttgctagttctatggtttattcatgaacaatattGTCTACTGTtagacttttcattgtgttgtcatgtaatgcactttaagtatgggcatgcttaggtcatgtactgcgttatttactttgtcggcatgtacttctagtattattgtgttgtttaatgtgtcatatTATTAGACTTTTTATTACGTAGTTGTAtttattatttgtggtcataatattcagtttaatattacggacgtagtgaaatatgatcgcgtgctgcaaataaaacctaacgaaatagggcattatataattcgacacataaaacacatgaaatgacatgtacgaacatgtaccgaactagggtacagaggtcctgaactaaaccaaacatgccttaggtaattgtaGCGAACAATAAGCACAAGAAATGGCATGTAAGAATATATACCAAACAAGAgtacatagttccttcgactaaacctaacatgccttagataattaaaccaaacaacaaacacatggatataccatgtgaataagatagggtcgtctTAGTAGTGTGGCcatatagcaaattgtgttgcaccttctccacagtagcctcctattgttggtggtgggggtggtgggGAAGAAAACGCaggcaaataggtgtaggatccacgacCTGCAGCAGCACCCAACTATCTCCTCGGGACACTATGCGAACTCTTGCTGGAGCCATGAGattagaactccagaagtgctagccccttgctcgccaacctcacgttcaaggaaggcctctactcgtgCTCTCCAACCTTCTGACCTGCACTGTCCAGTCACGGTGTTGCCGTGAATCCTCAAACTTAGCATCTTCTGATAGTTCtagagcgtgactgtcatctctccAAAAGATAAGTGAAAGCTATGAGTCTTCTGCCGTCACctatattttagacaaagcaagattatatGCCAAAAAAGCcagcgcatgaacaaatggccataaatagaggcaatgattgaagataatacctgaCAACCAATGTAGTTATgaccgctgagttgaacttaggCAACCCACGAtaaacctgaaaagagatgacatccaggtcagctctttgcaggaaaagagtgtacctattgtcgtattgcatgtccaagaacccattgtgggttctaggacgaaggagcggaTGGTTCTGCATGGAATAAAATATAGCCTcccgttacttcacgaacacatgtacgctcataaaaatttgaacaaaacgtatagattattacctgcccttCCGCTATGAGACATCATCGGTGGGTCTCCTCATACGTCGGATCGAGCACGTGGAATTGTGCCATCCtaaaaaaagtcaatgaaatagaaattcaatatacaataaaacatgagcttagaaatgtataagtaattgacacaattacaagcataaattgagacattcataattaattaaatgaatacgataaatatgaaataatgaaaacaaccaatagtcgtACCTCACTAATCTACGAAAGGCAAGTGCGTGAATTGTTGcccagtctaccacacttgccgtactcgtactgctcggggtcagtaataaatggggttcctctcccacgcctcgttcttcCGGGCATCTAATCCATAACCATCCCGTGCCTCGTTCTCTTCCTTGATTCACGCTTATTCTAAAGATAAGCTAGATCTGCAATGTACTTTAGCAAATCATATGGAGGCAACTCTTTAGGGTcctagaaaggcacgaagcgggggctctaTGTGTACACAAGCATGTCGACactaaactcgtgaggtatcctgctctcgatattatagttatgATGCCTAGCTGCTACCACCAAATGGGacacatagaaagtggtactgccttgatttaccacaagtgcatgtgaaacTTGGAGGATTATCACATGCATCCTAGACTCTCGGACCTCCTCGACTCTCGAACCTCATCGTCGGACGTTGtgccgcccctatgctcgacctgataagttcttatggcatggtcaaagcatataacctcatgtgtgctagtcctttcatttgccttctctaggtgtgcctttggtttcgaaacccatatctctccatcacttcgCAAgttcaatgcatgggcgtgtatATCGTTAAAtcaggcaacaagcttgtagaaggtgaattgaacgattgcattcacgggcataccacatatccccaatagaaacttattgaatgactctgccatgttgctgcactaaaactcgtaccttCATCCACCAGcgtcgtgagctcttgtccatttctttAAATCCATCATCAAacatgtgagccattgtctaccatCTGCATTTGAtacggttctgacctgctccaactttttctgaaagtacttgAGCTCAAGTTGTCAagcagcctcctagaatagatcaaagttatccttcacaccatccttctggagtagattctcagtaaggtgccgagtacaccaacgatggtgcaaaggtgcatacccctctatctactctcgcataacattaagtatgccctagtgcctatcagatatgacgccaaccttcCTGCTAgacccaaccacatgtatccccaactgtcattgttgtccttctcaaccaaaggaaatgccaaaggaaccaacttgttgttcgcgtcatggatatggctataagaattGTGCCccggtatttgccaatcaagaacgtaccatcaatagaTAAGATGggatgacagtgcctaaaggcctcgacacactacgggaagcaccagaaagcatgaAAGAATAGCTACCTCCCATCCTTTCCTGCATTTGGTTttaggatgtactcataatgcatgcctagattcagCGCTTTGGTTGCATTAAAAAGTACTGGCAACTGCTCATAACCATCCTCCTAGTCTCCATATATCATCTTctacgctcgctgcttagcccttcaAGCtgtaccataagttatcacataacctctaTACAAtacctcaacggtcctgataattgtcctaaccttcatgttgagTTCTCCCagtaatattcccatcaaccgcttggcaatgagggtagatctcaactgccgatgcttcagtgtcagcacatggtcaACACAATTGtatggcccgacaacttttgtgatcttccacttttcggtgaccttttgcttccttgcacaaaccctctatgGGCAGCGTTTCTTATCACATataactgtgtaacggcgctccacatatgaatacaagaccttgtaaggtctctttcgtatcactacaaacACCTGCAActacctcttcaatgcagggaggtccttgaataccctcccattctcaattaccatgttagggttggcctcaggagcttctaggagctcatcgtCACGTCCTTCTGTAcatgcctgatcggaatgagtaagatcgctgaactcatgaactATTGGATCACGGCGCCCGGGAAAGATACACCTCaatatctcaacatcactctctgtcagctctccaacaggacgatcattatcagaatcaagagcccttgccatctcatatggctcagaatcattcataatttcaacattatTAAAGCCACAGAATCCATCTCCATAGAGCACTTGCGCAACAATAGTGGGCACATCCATATTGTCAGAAATGTctactgcaacataagtagaaaaataaggaaagaatgaaaaattggatttaaggaatggggtaagctcccaataactaTGTGGATAAGACACTTCCTCGGATGAttttgtgtcaaagggatctcatgtgGAGGATatgccacaacatcatgagtttGACAAGCATCTCCAGCTAGCTTAttaggggcagattgagcatcggtaaccgtaggtgcaaccaccacatccatatcaggttccgagacgggagggtcgaagtgtgcctgtTGACCTATTGATGGGGAAAACCCttaagggatgggatcaactaacacccgacgcacaaccatgtCCAAACATTATAGCTGGCttttcatagccgatctcacatagttcttacACTGATCcacacacccaattgggatcagtCTCCTAAGGATATTGGGagaagaacctaggtgcagtacaccctcaactgcaatgccatcatcatcatctccaaggcaatgcagctcctcccgagccctttcaatcatctcactaaatgaaggcctatcattaaatagcacaggcacgctttgcataccaacaaactcaacatatccatagcgatcgctttcaacggtgcctccatgatatatggtcactaggttgtccatctagttcaaaaatgtaatgaaacacatgtcctttagtaaAAAATACACGCTAACTACTAACGTGAAGGTCTCTAGTATTTAGATAAGTAAATGTATACTATGTACTAACTACTACATATATATACTAAGTACTAAATATATACCTATGTATGTATCTAACTATGTAATAACTATATACGAAAACTAGTTAACTACCAACATACgtatctatatatctatctacATATTACACCCTAACTATTGTTAACTAAGTACTAAATCACCAATTCAAATGAATAAAGTAACTTACTTTACTGTGAAGTCGGTGGAGTACAACAGCAAACCGCTGGAGCACCTTGGCGTGCCAGGGCCGAAGCTCCTACGCGCAAGGGGCAGGCAGCCCCAACCACCAACCCTACACGGCCGGTGCCCGCTGTGGCATGGTGGGTAGGGGCGGACATGGCACGACGGACCATGTAGGGCGGGGCAGGCCGCGGACGGGTGGGGCAGGGTGAGCCACGACGCTGAGTGGCGCGGCAGGGCAGGGCGCAGCGGCCCGCAGTCGGGATGGGCGGGACGGCGCGCGATGTGGCGGGCAGGGCGGGCACGACGGCCTTCGAGGGCACGTGGGCCGCGGGCGCGGTGGCGGGCACGGCGGTCGTCAAGGGCGCGCGGGCCACGGGCGCGGTGGCGGGTGCCGGCGAGGGCGTGGTGGTGGACGGGCGTGGGTCACGagcgtggtggcggtggtgagTGCGGGCGCAGGCCGCGGGTGCGCGGCgagggcgcggcagcggcggcgagggTGCGGTGGCCACGGGCGCCCTGGCTCAAGAGAGAGgaggcgccaagatctatggggccgagcttggcgccaagatcCACGGTGCCAAGCTGCCTGTCATGTCAGCGTCCACGCCGCCAACGTGGTCCCGACCTAGGCGCCAGAATCTATAGCGCTGAGACGTGTAAGCTGGGCGTCACCAACGATGGCGTCGAGCTATGGGTCCaaattttgaaatcataccttctgggacatatttgtgaaaaaatttcaaaaaaggctaaaaaataaaaaattcggtccACGCACGCGCGTTGATGGGGGATGACCGGGTGGTCCTCGTACTCGTATGGAATCCTATTCGTATCACCCGTTCACCACCGTCTGACtgtcgccctgttcgtttggcttacaagccatacttttttagccgacgaataatatttttcattcACAATAAATTAGCCAACAATACTTTTGACCATGTCATGTCTCAGCCAGCGTTGCGGCGCCCGTTTCATATGTTTGTGTTTCAAAAAATCACGGCTACCACGAAAACGGACGAGAAAAGTCTGTTAACTAGAGTATTTTTTTGTTTCTCATCGAAAACGGAAACCACGCCGAAGGGTTGACGGGACGCATAATACTAAGGATAATTTTCAAGTTAACCTTACATTTCTTGATGCGCCAAGGCCTTGTCATTCATTTATATGGAGGCATCAATGATGAAAAAGAGTCTAAATAATATTAGCAATTTTTGAATCGCCGCCGGTGCCTAAGGACGTATTGTACCCGATGTGTGAACGTCGGTACAAAATTCTACACATGGATATGGATACGAGTAAAAGATTTTGCATATGGGTACGGATTCCAATGCATCGCTTTTTAGCCGTTACTTGATATTCCAGTGATAATCAGTCTTTTGCTCGTTGGTTTCAACCAGGACTTATCAGTTATGGTatagtgtttttttttctcacaataaatcagcattaaTCGGGCTTATTAGTTCAGAAACTaatcagcgaacaggctgaatataaATTATGGGTGAGCGTATCCACATGTATTGTAACCTGATGGAGCGAGCCTAAGTACAAAATCTTACACGCGAATATAGACGTGGATATGAAATTTTAACCGATATGCAATTTGTTATGCATGCGTATTTACACTATCCGCACCTACACTTGAGGCTAGATAACGAGCTGGTTCGGCTCGGCTCAttttggctcgttaagataacgagctagctcggctcggctcggctcgttatcctaacgagccagaaagccagctcggctcggctcggctcgttaaaaagCTCGAGCTGACTCGTTAAGCTcgtgagccaggtataaaaaatacacaaaatataatatttgcatttatctaaagtttgagaataataataatataaaagaaatgcatctagaccagttaccagtcaatttatagggtctagaccagttaccagtcaattgtaaagtgcaagacatgaagtaatacaaaaactaatataagttttgatacttttttttttctagaagcttggctcgtttagctcgcgagctggctcaagttggctcgttatagctaacgagctaaaatcttggctcggctcggctcgttatcaaaACGAgtcgagccgagtcgagccaaccacgagccgagcgagctaacgagctttgagtttttcgtccagccttacctACACTCGACGTTACCAAGGTATGCCCTAGCAGGAACGGGATCGAGATAGCtaggaacaaaaaatgaaaatgGGACATTTGAGAATACTAAAAGTCTGAAAGAAACAAATACAGATGAAAACTGGAAGATTTAAGCTAATATCATGAGTCATGACATAGCTTATAGTGTACCAACTCTATGTTAAAAGTTAAAAGTGTCTCCTGAGTTTCTTGGTGCTCCTCAGGATGATCTTATGTTTTTAATTATTATATAAATACCTAGTTTCCATAACAGATGCTAAAACTTATCTCAAATTCATAAATACAAGATGAATATAGGTCTATTTTGACTAAAAATGATCCTACAACACTAAGGAAATACCCCTCGTCTTATTTCTGTATTTTTTTCTAAATACAGAAACAGATAGTCGAGAAAAAAGTTTACTAGGAGTACACCAGTACTACTGGCACTCCATGAGTACTGCAATGGATTAATCGTTAGCCAAAAGTCAAAACTGCCCATGTCCATCTATCCATTCGATACCGAGAGACCCCGAGATCACGTTATAAAAGCAGCCCAATCCCCCAGATGGAAACCCACACACCACCCCAAAAGaaccaaaaaaataaaattcCATTTTGATTGATTGATATCCTATAGTTTAGTGAGCGTTCAAACTCAAACCCAGAGCAAGCACACCCCTCGCCAGTCGCCTCGCTCTTGTCCGCACTCTCCTCGCCGAGAGTGTGAGCCGAGCCGCCTCTCGCCCACTCTTCTCCTCCCCCCTCcgccccaccgccgccgcgcccgaGAAAAGAGAAGCCCAATGCGCCTCCtcccgctgctcctgctcctggccGTCGCCgcgggcgcggccggcgcggcggGCAGCGGCACGGACACGGACGCGGACGCGCTGCTCGCCGCGAAGGCGGCGCTCTCCGACCCCACCGGCGCGCTCGCGTCCTGGGACGCCGCCTCCTCCGACCACTGCGCGTGGGCGGGGGTCACCTGCGCGCCCCGGGGCtccggcggcgtggtcgtcgggcTCGACGTCTCCGGGCTCAACCTGTCCGGCGCGCTCCCGCCGGCGCTGTCACGGCTCCGCGGCCTGCAGCGCCTCTCCGTCGCCGCCAACGGCTTCTACGGGCCCATCCCGCCGTCGCTCGCGCGCCTGCAGCTCCTCGTCCACCTCAACCTCTCCAACAACGCCTTCAATGGCTCCTTCCCGCCTGCGCTCGCGCGGCTCCGCGCGCTCCGGGTGCTCGACCTCTACAACAACAACCTCACCAGCGCCACGCTGCCGCTCGAGGTCACGCACATGACCATGCTCCGCCACCTGCACCTCGGCGGCAACTTCTTCTCCGGGGAGATACCGCCGGAGTACGGCCGGTGGCCCAGGCTGCAGTACCTTGCGGTCTCCGGGAATGAGCTCTCCGGCAAGATACCACCCGAGCTGGGGAACCTCACCAGCCTCAGGGAGCTCTACATTGGCTACTACAACAGTTACACCGGTGGTTTTCCGCCGGAGCTGGGGAACCTGACCGAGCTCGTCCGCATCGACGCCGCCAACTGTGGGCTCTCCGGCGAAATCCCGCCGGAGCTTGGGAGGCTGCAGAATCTGGATACGCTCTTCTTGCAGGTGAACGGCCTCACCGGCAGCATACCCTCGGAGCTGGGCTACCTCAAGAGCCTCAGTTCTTTGGACCTGTCGAACAATGCGCTCACCGGTGAGATACCGGCGAGTTTCTCCGAGCTCAAGAACCTGACGCTGCTCAACCTGTTCCGGAACAAGCTGCGCGGCGACATCCCCGACTTCGTCGGCGACCTGCCCAGCCTCGAGGTGCTGCAGCTGTGGGAGAACAACTTCACCGGCGGTGTGCCACGCAGCCTCGGCCGCAACGGCCGCCTCCAGCTGCTCGACCTCTCGTCGAACAAGCTCACCGGCACGCTGCCGCCGGAGCTCTGCGCCGGGGGcaacctgcagacgctcatcgcGCTCGGCAACTTCTTGTTCGGTGCCATCCCAGACTCACTCGGCCAGTGCAAGTCCTTGAGCCGTGTCCGTCTCGGGGAGAACTACTTGAATGGCTCAATTCCGAAGGGGCTATTCGAATTGCCGAAGCTGACTCAAGTTGAGTTGCAAGATAACCTCCTCACTGGTAATTTCCCGGCTGTGATCGGTGCTGCGGCTCCTAACCTTGGCGAGATCAGCCTGTCCAACAACCAGCTTACGGGAGCATTGCCTGCATCTCTTGGGAACTTCTCTGGTGTTCAGAAGCTGCTGCTTGATCAGAACGCGTTCTCTGGTGCCATACCTCCGGAGATTGGGCGGCTGCAGCAGCTCTCCAAGGCTGACCTTAGCAGCAACAAGTTTGAGGGAGGTGTGCCACCGGAGATTGGGAAATGCCGGCTTCTCACTTACTTGGACATGAGCCAAAACAACATCTCTGGGAAGATACCTCCGGCCATCTCTGGAATGCGAATACTGAACTACCTCAACCTGTCCAGGAACCACCTTGATGGAGAGATACCTCCATCCATTGCAACGATGCAGAGCTTGACGGCAGTCGACTTCTCGTATAACAACTTGTCTGGGCTTGTGCCAGGGACTGGCCAGTTCAGCTACTTCAATGCCACATCTTTCGTTGGCAACCCAGCCCTGTGTGGACCATACCTCGGTCCATGCAGCGCAGGCATCGCTGGCGCCGACCACACTGCCCATGGCCATGGTGGGCTGAGCAATACGGTCAAGCTGCTCATTGTCCTTGGCTTGTTGATTTGCTCCATTGCTTTTGCTGCTGCGGCAATTCTGAAGGCTCGGTCATTGAAGAAAGCTAGTGAAGCGCGAGTATGGAAACTCACTGCATTCCAGCGCCTGGACTTCACCAGTGATGATGTGCTGGATTGCTTGAAAGAGGAGAACATTATTGGCAAAGGTGGTGCTGGGATTGTGTATAAGGGGGCAATGCCGAATGGTGAACTTGTAGCTGTGAAGAGACTCCCAGCAATGGGCCGTGGCTCATCACATGATCATGGATTCTCAGCAGAGATACAAACACTTGGTAGAATTCGACACCGTCATATTGTGCGCCTTCTAGGCTTCTGCTCAAACAATGAGACTAATCTGCTGGTTTATGAGTATATGCCCAATGGCAGCCTTGGGGAGATGCTCCACGGCAAGAAAGGGGGGCACCTGCACTGGGATACCCGATACAGCATTGCTATTGAGGCAGCCAAGGGGCTTTGCTACTTGCACCATGATTGTTCACCTTTGATACTTCACCGGGATGTCAAGTCAAATAACATACTTCTTGACTCCAACTTTGAAGCTCATGTGGCCGACTTTGGGCTAGCAAAATTCTTGCAGGATTCTGGGGCATCTGAATGCATGTCCGCCATCGCAGGCTCATATGGCTACATAGCGCCAGGTAAAAATCAACCCTTCCTGATCCAGTTCAATATGAATAGAGTACTCATCTGAGTATATCGAGACACATCATAAGTTTAGAATGCTTATAGTTATTACATTGTTCAAGCTATAAAATTATGTCTCTAAAGCTATAAAACTTCATTGTTATACTGTTTGATGAGTATTGGTGCTTATCTACGTGGTTTCTGTTATAATATTCTCTCTACTAGTTCTCTTAGTCTTTAACATTTACTGAAGATCAGTTACTTCATTGTTGTATCTTCTGTTGAAACTTTATGATGTCTGTTTACACGTTCAGGATCGTAATGTTCAATGGTTTTTTATGTGTTTCTTCTGTTGTATTTCTCTTTACATCTACGTCATTGCTTTTGGTTTACAAAATGGCTGACtactaaattttattttccaattgATTGACCTTGCTCTTCGTTGTCATCCGTGGCTATCCAGAATATGCATACACACTGAAGGTCGATGAGAAGAGTGATGTCTATAGCTTTGGTGTTGTGCTTCTTGAGCTTGTCACTGGAAGGAAGCCTGTAGGTGAGTTTGGCGATGGTGTTGACATTGTCCAATGGGCAAAGATGATGACAGACTCAAGCAAAGAACAAGTGATGAAGATCCTGGACCCAAGGCTCTCAACTGTGCCGCTGCACGAGGTGATGCATGTCTTCTATGTTGCATTGCTCTGCACTGAGGAGCAAAGTGTGCAGCGCCCGACAATGAGGGAGGTTGTGCAGATCCTAAGTGAGCTTCCAAAGCCATCTACCAAGCAAGGAGAGGAGGTTCCAAATTCCGGTGACGGTTCTGCATCCAgtcctctacatccagcaccagTTGGGACCAATGAAGCACCAACCGTCGAAGCGAGAGATCATCAGCAGCAAACAAGCTCTCCGTCATCGCCACCTCCAGATCTCATCAGCATCTGAGTCACCGAAATTGAAAACGTTACCATTCCTTGCAAAATCCGTGCTTTGATCTCTCAAGCTTAGGTCGTAATTTAGGATGCAGTAAGTTTGGCCTCCTGTGCTGTACATATTCAAGTTTGTGGTTGGTTGTTTCCAGTTTGCCATGTTTTCATTTGCTGCTGCAATGTAGTAGGAGTCTGTAGCGAGTTGAGTTACATTGCTAGAGCCTTTGATTTCCCTTCTCTAATATTGTAGTAGGCACTGAAGTATCAAGTGCACTCTGTCAAATTTAGCGCCAGAATCTTTGTTATGGAACCAAGATCTTTAAGTTCTGCTTCTGTGTAAACACTGGAAGTGGGCCATAACTAAAGGCCTTGAAGTCAGATCTTAAGCTGCATTGGTCCCAAAGAGAAAGCCTGTTTGCAAGATGAATTGATAGATACCCTACCAGAGCATCTGATTGCTGCTTTCTCTCACTTTTTTTATCGTCTTTTGTTGCTGCACAAAAGAAGTTGATCTGTATATCTCTTCAAAGCAGACGGCTGGGCCAGAATTTCAAAGGGAGTGCATGAAAGAAACGGCTCGGTAAGCAGATGCTTTGCCCTCTGCGTAACGTCAACAGCAGCTGCAGATCAGCAGTTAGCAGATGCTTCCGTCCGTGTTAAGTGAAAGCGAGTGGAGCATTGTTCAAAGATAACGAACCTGATCACCTCGTCAAGTACTGCTGTACCAGTGCACTAGCTTACTGAGATGATGCAACTAGTTCGTACATAGGTCTGTCCATATCCTATTGTTAGGTGATCAAGAGTGACTATCAGGTTCAGGAATCAATGTTCAGCACGACAAATTGCAAAATAAACACCCTTCTCTTCTCACTCTCACCACGCATTCATTCAATTCCAGTAATGGCTAATGATCttctgaaagaaaaaaaaaactttgttca
It encodes:
- the LOC136470716 gene encoding leucine-rich repeat receptor-like serine/threonine-protein kinase BAM1 — encoded protein: MRLLPLLLLLAVAAGAAGAAGSGTDTDADALLAAKAALSDPTGALASWDAASSDHCAWAGVTCAPRGSGGVVVGLDVSGLNLSGALPPALSRLRGLQRLSVAANGFYGPIPPSLARLQLLVHLNLSNNAFNGSFPPALARLRALRVLDLYNNNLTSATLPLEVTHMTMLRHLHLGGNFFSGEIPPEYGRWPRLQYLAVSGNELSGKIPPELGNLTSLRELYIGYYNSYTGGFPPELGNLTELVRIDAANCGLSGEIPPELGRLQNLDTLFLQVNGLTGSIPSELGYLKSLSSLDLSNNALTGEIPASFSELKNLTLLNLFRNKLRGDIPDFVGDLPSLEVLQLWENNFTGGVPRSLGRNGRLQLLDLSSNKLTGTLPPELCAGGNLQTLIALGNFLFGAIPDSLGQCKSLSRVRLGENYLNGSIPKGLFELPKLTQVELQDNLLTGNFPAVIGAAAPNLGEISLSNNQLTGALPASLGNFSGVQKLLLDQNAFSGAIPPEIGRLQQLSKADLSSNKFEGGVPPEIGKCRLLTYLDMSQNNISGKIPPAISGMRILNYLNLSRNHLDGEIPPSIATMQSLTAVDFSYNNLSGLVPGTGQFSYFNATSFVGNPALCGPYLGPCSAGIAGADHTAHGHGGLSNTVKLLIVLGLLICSIAFAAAAILKARSLKKASEARVWKLTAFQRLDFTSDDVLDCLKEENIIGKGGAGIVYKGAMPNGELVAVKRLPAMGRGSSHDHGFSAEIQTLGRIRHRHIVRLLGFCSNNETNLLVYEYMPNGSLGEMLHGKKGGHLHWDTRYSIAIEAAKGLCYLHHDCSPLILHRDVKSNNILLDSNFEAHVADFGLAKFLQDSGASECMSAIAGSYGYIAPEYAYTLKVDEKSDVYSFGVVLLELVTGRKPVGEFGDGVDIVQWAKMMTDSSKEQVMKILDPRLSTVPLHEVMHVFYVALLCTEEQSVQRPTMREVVQILSELPKPSTKQGEEVPNSGDGSASSPLHPAPVGTNEAPTVEARDHQQQTSSPSSPPPDLISI